The segment TTACCACCATACTACTAACCACTATCTACTGATTAACCGATAAAAACCATTCCTTTGAATTAAGCCTTCGGCGAATTTAGCAACGTGTAGTGGCAAGGCGCGCCTTGCCACTACATGATTGGTTTGAAATTCTTATACATTAAATATACAAATAAACTTTTTCTTAATTTAAAGAAGTTTACCTACAAGTTGTCCAAAATCTGTTATTTCTTCCCAACCATGTTTTTTAACGGTAACTTCATCATTAATGATATTTTGCTTATTTTGCTAATCGAAATTGTGTTATATCTATTATGTTAATTGTGTAGTATAGGTTGATGGTATCTTCTTTAAAATTTATATAAACATCTATGGTATTTTGCTTATATTTTGAAAGATCAGTTATAACCTTTTGAACTTCCTTAAGAGGAATAAGTAACACACCACCCCTTGGAACTAAAAGGTAACCATCCCCTTCTTGTAAAGAATCCTTAAATCTATCACGGAAAGTAATTTGCCAATGTTTTGGATTGTTTTTGGGTTTGGGGCTTCCAGGTCTAATATATGTTTTTTTACCGTTTATGATGGCTTCATCCGCCCTCCACGTATCAAGCTTATATCCTTTCTTTTCCAATATGGTTTTCAATTCATCTCTGTGAATCTCTTCCTGTCCTGGCTTCTCAAGGAGTTTAACAATCAAATTCTTTTTCATAAGTAGAAAATCAAACTCATCCTTTAATGCCTGAAATAAGGATTTTTGCTGTGGATTATGTTTTAGTGGTTCTCCTTGTGCAACAACTGAATATCGGTTTGCTTTGAATAATGAAATCAAATATAATTCTAATGATTTCCTTATGACGGAATCATTAAAATTGGACTGAAATGCCGATCTGCCATCATTGATAATAACAGCCCTGTCCCAATGCTTGATCTTATCTTCAGGGGAATTTATGTGGGTTTTAAGCCTGTTATAAATATCTTTTGCTTCACCGATGTATACCTTCCTGGATGTAGCGTCAAATAGGATGTAGATACCCGGATATTCAAGATTTCCCCATTCTTTCTTTAACATTTCCAGTGCATGTAATTTTTTCGGAATATCCCAAGAATGTAAGTGACATGTTGTCTTTGCCCTGATTATTCCATCACCATTTTTTATATCCTGATGATATCCAAATTTGTCTTCCATTGTTCTGTATTCCTCTTAATTCCTTTTTAGGGTAATTATGGTTTCTCTTAGTCTATAATTTCTTACCTGACCGGACCGACGATTCCGTGCTTTTTCTATCTTTTCAATTGTGAGTCCGAGTTCCGTTCCAATTTTGGCTAACAATAAATCTGTAGGTATATAAACATCAGCAATCAAACTATCGCCAACAACGAGAATAAAACGACTATTTGGTTTAAGAGACTTTGTGACTATACTCATGACCTTATACATATCATCGAAATATTTATGCACGATATGGGGCATATCACTTCTCCGGTAATTACCTCTTCTTTTTATATTTTTCTCGATATTTGTTTTTATTTCTTCTATCCAATTATTTGAGTATTTAGAGTTTGACTGAGCAAATGTCTTGATTAATCCTTTGGATACGTTGTCACAAACAACGAGGCTGTCCTTTACTTTTTTGGCGTCTTTTGACTCTTTGGTAAAACCAAGCCATGCCATTTCAATCTTGTAGTTCATAACATAGTCAAGTCCATTCATATACGGCGGTGAGGTAATGACAAAATCAAAAAAATGTTTATGCCTGCATTCCATCGCATTGACAAGCAAAATCTTACCCTCAACAAAGAGATTCTTTTTATATTTGGACTGAAGAACTTCCAGGTCTCTACAAATGTCTTTAATCTTATGTTCCATAAGTATCCAGGGGGTGTTGTCGGCTACTTTTTTACCTTTCCAGTATCCGAGGCAGGGAGTTCTTTTAAGATTGCTGCAATCGATCAAAATTGAAGAAAATGCAAGCAGGATGAGGTTTTTAACCTTCGTATATTCTTTCGTTTTTGTAGGAATAGAATCAATTCCACCCTTGAGAAATTCTAAGTTGCTTAGTACTCCTGGATTGAATTGATTTTTGGATTTAAGAAAATCAGGGGCAGGGGTTTTCAAGTCTTTAGGGATGGATGAAAATATTTCCTGGAATAATTTAGGGTCAACGTCCCATGAGTTAACTTTTATATCTGCAATAAACTGAAGGAGCGGATTTAACTCAGTTCCTGTAGATTTATAACCATTTAGTTTGCTTTGGGTGAGGACGGTTCCACAGCCCGCAAAGGGGTCAAGAATAACGGGCGATTTATAATCATCCTTATATTGATCAAGTATTGACTGTACAAATGCAGCGGAAAAGCCCTGAATATAGGGTGCCCACCTGTGAACATGCTCGCCAAAGTTTGATGTAAACTGTATCGGCTGACTTCTTTCAACAATCTCGACACATAATTCTTTTAAGTAAGGTTTTGAATCAACATCGCATGAGCCACCAAACTTTGGGGAAGAAAGTACGTTTTTCTTCCTGACGTTGGTTGTATTGTTATCTGTGAAGGGTAATTTTAGTTGCATTTTTATTTTAAATTGTTGTCAAACACTAACAAATGCATGAACTAAACCGCACTTGTTTACAATATTACCAATAGCTATCCAATATTCCATATTAGTTTGCTCTTTTTTCCTCAGGGAATAATCTAACAACATCTTTTCCAAGCTAGAATTATCTAATCCTTTTACACAAACAAAGGTAACACCAGTTTGAATGGATTGCTTATAAAAGAGCGTAAAGTCATGAATTCTTCCATCCGATTTAGTTCTCTCGCGTTGTTGCTTTACTAATTTTTCAAATTCTGTTCTATCTTTTTTGCTCATTTCAAGTAGCAAATTTGTAATGTCAAGGTAATTTAACTTACCACTACCTTCTAACTCATTGATTAACTGTTTAAAGATATTTGATATTTTCTGAGAAGGTTTAGGTGCGTACGTTTTTCTTACGCCATTTATATAAAAATAGTAATCATCTATTTCAGTGGTATATGAAAGAAGCCTATAGTGATCTAAACCAGACTTTGGCAGTTCTTCAAAATACAATCCTTCCTTTAAATACTGGCCAAACCAATCGAGTTCATCGTGAGCTTCTGCAATACCTAATTCATTTATTCTAAGACGTCTTTTTAAATAGTGAATTAGTTGCGATGGAAAGTCGATTAATTCACAAATAACTCTGAGGTCGAATAAACAAACAGCCCAAGGCAAATCGTTGTCTTCGAAGATTCCTAGTTCTTTGGTTTTATATAAAGCAGGAGTAAAAGCATTGAGTGGTTCTAATGTTATAGTAAGTAAGAATGTGGATTTGAATTTACTTTTATCAATTGTTAAGATTTTTCCATCTGATAATTCAAAAATTGGTTCTGATGTTTCAGATATATAATTTCTAGCTCTGATAGCTTGGGCATGAGCTTCCGCTATTAACTTCTTTAAATCTCTTACAATTCTATCTGGACCTCCACGCCTTGCTGGTGAAGATAAACCACCAGCTTTACACTCAATAAGCATCAGCGTGTTGTCGAATATTATCAAACCATCAAGTTCAAAATTTATCGTCTGAGAATCTTTTTCTAATTTATATTTGAGATTTTTATAAATTTTAGCTTCCTTTAACACATTTCCCAGCAGTTTTAAACTCTCATCCTCAAGATAATTTTTCCTTACTTTTTCGTAGGATTTCCATAAAGAATCATTCTTAATAATTTCTTCGAGTCTTGGTTTTATTGCCCACAACAATAAAGAAAATGAAGGGCACATATACCTTTCATCGTGATATATAATGGGCTGTGTTTTTAAAGGATGAATTGGTGCAGGTATGCAAAAATCTGCATCTATTGAACCAAAAGATAAGGAAAAGATATTTAGAAATGATTTAATTATTTCTATAGGGAGTGTAGCAGCTTCGGCAAGTTCCTTCGGGGAAAAAGAATGTATTAACCCAAGTCCAAAGAAAAACCAACTTCCAAGACAAATCCTTATCTTCTTTTTAGCATCTTGCTCAGAAAGCATACTTAAAGTCTTTATCACTTCCTCTGGATATTTGTTTGAATTACACTTGCCTTTCTTGTATTGTATTACTTCCTTTAAAAGTTGCGTCTCAGAATCTTTTGCCTTCCTTCTACGCTCACAGAGGCGATTTTCTACTAAACTTGCGATTCCCTTTACTAAACTTACTGCTTCATCAATATTAAACCCTATCTTTGATTTAAGAATTTCGTTAAGAGGTAAAAATAGTGTTTTCAGTGTATCTTCTAAATGATGTGGATAGCCTGGATTGCGAACATATAATTCTTTTATAATAGTCTTAAATCTGAGATTTTCTATAGGAGAAGGGGGTAGGTAATCTTCTTTGTGATTGAAAGCATGTTCTGATATGTAATACCAAAGTGTGTCTCTAAAAATATCTTCAATACTAGCCTGTGTCTTTTCAACATCGAGGCTATTTATAAAACAAACCTTTCCGCTCGAAAAAGGATGTTTAAGGCAAAGTAAAGTAAGATATTCAATAAATGCAAAACTTCCTCTATGTAAATATTCTTTATACGTTTCAGGGTTTATGATTGTATTTTTAAAAGCAATATGAGCAATAATATCAAATGAGTTAAACTTTTGTAGTAAGTGTTCAAATTTCTCGGCTTTTGTCTTAATACTTAACGGTATCGTTTTATGGTATTCAGCAAGTTTTGATATAAGTCTATGGTGATCTTCTTTTGATCTATTAGTACTGATCGCAATAAATCTACCATTGCGTTCCATTCTGAAAATTCCAAAATCAAAAGTTTCTACATCTTTATTTTTGTTCATATTCATTTACAATAATTTTTTAGTTTTGTTTTTAAAATATGCTTTATTGCTTTTTACATAACTTTCTGACACACATTTCAACACATTCCTTGCTTTTTTCATTACCTATACCACTGCAATAGTCTCTTTGTTTAAAATAAGGTAGAGAGGTAATTATCAGATTTATTTTGTTGTCCGGAATTAATTTCAATGTGGATAAGTTATCTACATTTATTACATTATCCAAGAGACTCTCAAACAAACTTATTCTATTGGTGATGTAATATTGTGCCATGGATTCTTTGATTTCAAATTTACTAGTTTTTGAAGATGTTTTTCTTTTCATAATCATTTTATGTCCGAATGGATTCTTTCAAAATGCACAATATTATTCGGCTCATTCTCAATCCACACACTACTTCCCCATGCAATTTCTTCAACGAATCTTCTAAAAACAGATCGGGAAGGAAAAGCGGTAACATAGTTGATTTTGTATCCCAATTTACCTGATCCTTTTGTAAGCTTCTGTAGCTGCTCAAGACGTATATGGTTTATCGGACCACTGCTCGTTACTGCTTCAACAATCACAAGATGTTTTTCATGTTCGGAAAGAAGAATAACGTCTGGCAATGATTCAGCAGTCCCTCAGTGTCTATAATAGTTGGACATTTTCCTTGTAATAGTTTAGTGTAGGGCGAGGAGGAAAACAACTATGAAAAATAATGAGAAAAGCAAAGAAAATACTTTACAAGCGTTGGTGGAACCGGAGAGAGCCCGTAGGGCGAACGGAGGTTCCACCAACGCTCCTGCTGGCAATTGTGTCCCCGACCCAGAGGTGTCAGAAAAAGCAGCAAGACGTAAGTTTACTGCACAGTATAAGATTCGCATCCTTCGGGAGGCCGATGCCTGCACAAATCTCGGGCAGATTGGAGCACTCTTGAGAAGGGAAGGTCTTTATTCGTCTAATCTCACTACCTGGCGCCGTCAACTGGAACGTGGCACCTTGGAGGCGCTTTCTCCAAAACGACGCGGACCAAAGGAGAAAAAATCTGATCCGGCAGCACGACGTATCAAAGAACTTGAATGCGAAATTAATTCTCTTCAGCAAAGGCTCAAACAGGCTGAAACCATTATCGAGATTCAAAAAAAAATCTCAGAAATGTTGAATATCCATTCCACTCTGATAGGAGAAAACAGATGATGCTTGCCGTTGAATCACTTGCCAAAGAGATTCGTATGAAAAATGCCTGTGAAACGTTGGGCATCCCACGGGCAAGTTATTACTACTACCAGAAAAATATTCAGCAAAGGCGTATCACGGTAAAACCACCTCTGGCATTGTCTCCCACGGAGGAACACATCATACTTGATACCTTACACTCTGAGCGTTTTTGTGATAAGTCTCCCCGGCAAGTATATACAACCCTCCTGGATGAAGGGGTCTATCTGTGTTCTGTAAGAACTCTGTATCGTCTCCTGGAAAAACACCACGAGGTAAGGGAACGAAGAAACCTGTTACGTCACCCCGTATATCAGAAACCTGAACTCCTGGCAACTGCTCCCAATCAGGTATGGTCCTGGGATATCACAAAACTGAAAGGGCCAACAAAATGGAGTTATTTTTATCTCTATGTGATCCTTGACATCTTCAGTCGCTATGTGGTCGGCTGGATGGTTGCACACAGGGAACAAGCGGCTCTGGCTGAAAGGTTGATACGTGAGACTGCCAACAAACAGGGTATTCAACCTGGACAACTGATTATTCATGCTGACCGGGGATCAAGTATGACTTCTAAACCAGTTGCCTTTCTGCTCTCTGACCTGGGGATTACAAAAAGCCACTCCAGGCCTTACGTCAGTAATGATAATCCCTATTCTGAATCACAGTTTAAAACCCTTAAGTATCATCCTGAATTCCCTGGATTTTTTACCTCTATTGAATCTTCCAGAATATTCTGTAAGAATTTCTTTCTCTGGTACAATACGAAACACTATCATTCAGGCATCGGACTCTTTACTCCCGAATCTGTTCATTATGGACGTACAGATCATATTGTGAAAGAACGAAGCCGTGTGTTAAAGACCGCTTTTGAAAAACATCCGGAACGGTTCAAGGGAAAAGTACCTGAACCTCCACGTTTACCACAGGCTGCATGGATTAATCAACCAAAACGGGAAAATACACTATCGTGAGAGTCTAAATTCTTTAAAAAAATGTCTAATTTTCATTGACACATTCCGAGTATCAATGGGAAGATTCAGACGTCTCATTAATACTCGATTTTGATAACCTTTTCTTGGTGCAGTATCCCCAAGATATACTACTTGTGGTTTGCTTAAAAAAGCGTGGCCAAATACTTCAATGATAGCCTTTTCGAGAATATTATGCGTACCGGGACTAAGAGAAAATGTCTCTTCGCTGTTTATTTGTACATAAATACTACTGTGCTGAGATATTTTACGTATGAGCCTTTCTCTTATTTTTGTTGATTTGATTCTCAACTCAGTAATAAGCTTTTGCAGCTTTTCAGGATGCTTCTCAGAAAATAGGCATTCGAAATCTGGATGAAGTCTATAGTATGTATTTGGATCATTCGTGCTGAGTTGATGTCTAACCACGAGGCCATAATTCATAAGAGGCGTAAGGGAGGTCTTTCTATATGCTTCTCGTGTATTTTCTGCTACCTGTCTACCCAGTTCATTTCTAGCAAAATTTAGAATATCATGAATTCTGGCTCCTTCGCACAAACTTTTATGATCAGGTAATAGTCCCTTTCTTTCAGTTTTATCAGACAACGCCATTATACAAACTGCTGTTTGTTCTGAAATGAACCGCTGTGGAAAATTTATTTTTTCAAGGATAGTTTTAATCTCCTGAATTTTCATTTTTCCACCCTCTGAGGTTTCTCTTTATAAAGCTAAGTTCCTTCGTATTTAAACCATAAGCTTTAGCCACTAAAACATTCAATTCTGTAAGCAACTTGTTTTTCTTTGCTTCTTCAACTGCCTGAATTTCTTTAGCAATATCCGCAATTTTATCATCGTATTTACCAGTTGCTACGGGAAGAAGATTCAACTCTGTTGCCGAAACCTGCGTGTTGCCGTTCATGGCACGGAAAAAGAAGTCAACGACTTCTGAATTGAGGACGCCAAGAATAAAATAGAGATCAATTGTATTGTTTTCAGTTAAAGGTTGGACAATATTCAAATGGTTCTCAACGAAATATCCATCACGCTCTTTCTTACAAAACTCTTCAGGTATACAAGCCACAATGCGTGACGGTTGTTCGTCTGCCGTAACACGCTGAACAAGGATACAAGGGCCTTTAACAATAAGTTGCTTTGTTTTTGAATTGAATTTCAGGAAGCAGGGCCTTGCAGTACCCATTCTATTAAAAGAAAAACTAAACTTCCCAACATCCGTTGCCCATACTAACGGCAGGGTATCCGGCTCTTTCTGTGTTGATAATAACGGTTTAACCCTGTTCCAGACAATCTGCCCTGTTTTTGCCCGATAATTAACTTCCTGTCCGGATAAGAGATGACTTCCCTTAATTATCTTGCTAAGAATGTTATATACATCCAAAGAATCGGCAACAAACCATACTGTTGTACCGTTAAGTCGCTGGATTACTTTATTTCTGTCAACAACTATTGCCCTATGCCGATCTCTTATATCCTCCAGGGTTTTCATGAGAGAAATGTTGATTTTCTCATCGTTCTGTTTATCTCGCTTGAGTGAAAGAATCATCGTACCATGAAGGACATTGTCAAAAATACTTTTTCGATCCGAGATATTAACGATTTCCTTTATTGCTGTTTTTCTTTCAATAAACTCCCTGAGGTTTTTAAAATAAAGTCCTGAAAGCATCGAGCGAGGGACTATGAAACCCAATCTCCCATGTGTCCTTAACATCTCAATACCTGCGTGAATAAAGAGGGCATAAGCATTGGGATGCCCGTAAATAGACTCCGTAAAAGTGTCTTTTATATTTTGCTCTATATTCTTTATTTTATAATAAGGTGGATTGCCTACGACAAAATCAAACTGGTCCTCTAACGGTATACTGATTCCGTCATAGAATAACTGGATACCTTTTCTCCTTGATGCCAACAAATGCAAGGTATCAGCACAATAGACAGGCAGGGGTTTTAATTCAGTAATAGTATTCCTGGAGACAAATTCAAGGACTGGAGGTGCAAGGAGCATTGCCAGATTTAACCGGGTAAAAAAACAAGCCTTTGGGTCAATATCTATCCCACTGATAGCCGAAACAGCCATCGGATACCATTCGGATATAGGTATGGCAGCTTTTTTGAGTGCATTCAGGTAAATGCGGCATGCCTCTCCTAAAAAAGCCCCCGAACCACAGGCAGGGTCTATAAGCCTCTTTTGCAAAATACCTTTCGATGGAATATATTCAACCGATTTTAATATGTATCTAACTATCTCTATTGGTGTTGAATATTGTCCTAATTGCTTTCTTAATCCAAGAGAAACAATATGGAGATAATCCATTATTGCAAACTCTTTTTTGTGGTAATCATCCAATATTGTTTCTTCATGCATTTGCCACGGCTGAGGGATGTCAGAATCAGGCTCGTTTCCACATAAAAGTATTCTACATACAGTACCTATTTGAGATTCACTGAGTCCAAGACCAAGCTTATCATTTTCATGGAGATAATAGGAGATAATGGCCTTGAGAAATTTTCGTTCCAGAGGAGGATCTGTTACAGATAAAAAGTGCTGAGTCATTATTTTAGATAGGGAGAACAGTTTTTTATGACTTCGGTAGAACGCAACACTAATTCAATAGATTCAATTGAATCTATTATATATGAAATAGTGTTTATGTCAAATAAAATATTTTGGAGAGATGAGAATTAAATTTCCGGCAGTAGGATGTTTATCTGAGCGCCGGGAAAATATTTCAGATTAACTTCCTTTTCTTTTCCCCATGCCCAGGCAGGAATTATTGAAAGTTTTGAAGTCCCTGAACGGATGGAGAGTTTGCCATTCCATTGATTGACGAATCGCCTTACGGCGGCAAGTCCATGCCCTCTCCCTTTTTCTGCATATCGTGACCCCCCGTGAAGTAATGCCTTTTCGATGGCGTCGAGGTCGCTTTTTAATGAAAACCTTTCCGATAAGGACATTCTAAAACCAATTCCAATATCCATAACGGCAATTTTTACCACATTTCTGCTGATATTTTGAAAATAATATTTTTGTATTCCTACAAATCCCTTGTTCTCGCTGTGCTCGATGATATTCTGACATACCTCTGAAAGGGCCACAATAAAACCGTGCATTGTCTTTTCATCGTAATGGAGATGCCTTGCAAGTATCGATTGGGCACGGTTTTTGACCTTCCCGACAATGAAGTGAATATCGTCTGACTTCTCTATTGGTGTTATTTCAAGTAAAACATCGGAATAAGCATTTCTCAGGTATTTTTCCGGCAGGTACGGTTGGGAAGGTTCAAGTATGAAATATTCACCAGCAAACCTGAAGAAATCCATCCGTTCGAAATATTTAAGGACTTCTTCTGAATACGGAAGACGAACGGTTTTTTGAATACCCTTTGATTTGTGAAGTTCCCCGATTTCCAGAAGTCCAACCATACCGTAAGGGTCTACAAAGGTTACTTCCCGGAGATCAATGGGTGATGGTGTATCAAGGTTTTTAAGAATTTGTTCAAAGGTATCTTCTGTTATTTGAGTCATTAAATCACTTCCTGGTTCACCATGTTCTCCGGACATGCCTTACTGCTTCTTCTACTTCAGCGCATGCTGCCTATCCCTTACAACCTCTCTGCAAGGGCTCATTTTATTTTATTTCAAGACCTTGTTTGTCATGAAGAGAATATGCTATGAAGGTATTTGTTCCAGGAAAGGATCAATTATTTAAGAACTAATTTAATATTTAGAAAATTCAAAGTTGCAGGACACAACGGCACTTCGCTCTATATAGAAAAAACTACTGACAAAGGTAACTTAACTTGAAGGATTTATGGAACATATTCCATAATGAAGTTCAGATAACCTCTCAACCCACCCTGCTTATAATGTTTCCTGGCAGAATTAAGTACCTTGCGTATAGCCATCTTTACCTCGTGCCTTGTGTATGAATTCATACTAAGCTGCAACCTGAGTTCCTGATTAATTGCAGCCACAATAACATTCCTGCTCAAAGCCTCGGGTTTCATTGATAATGTTTCCAATGCCAGAATAACATCAGGATCAGTTAAAGAGTAATGAATCTCATGCACTTTTTTTATCGCATGTTCAATTACATAGAGAAGGGTTAGATAGTATTGATCTTCCCAATCTATGCCGATAATTTTCTCGGTTGCCTGTGAAAATAATTCATGTAAAGGTTTCAGTTTATAAGAGAAACTACCTTTGTCCGATTCTATTCTGACAAGACCTTCCTCATCGCTTGAAAATGATATAGAGAAATTTGCTGTTCCGCTTTTTTCGTCTATTTCTTTGTGTTCTGCTATCGATTCCAGTTTTTCTAAAAATTCTTTATCCATAATATCTCTTACCATTTTA is part of the Candidatus Jettenia sp. AMX2 genome and harbors:
- a CDS encoding GIY-YIG nuclease family protein, with translation MEDKFGYHQDIKNGDGIIRAKTTCHLHSWDIPKKLHALEMLKKEWGNLEYPGIYILFDATSRKVYIGEAKDIYNRLKTHINSPEDKIKHWDRAVIINDGRSAFQSNFNDSVIRKSLELYLISLFKANRYSVVAQGEPLKHNPQQKSLFQALKDEFDFLLMKKNLIVKLLEKPGQEEIHRDELKTILEKKGYKLDTWRADEAIINGKKTYIRPGSPKPKNNPKHWQITFRDRFKDSLQEGDGYLLVPRGGVLLIPLKEVQKVITDLSKYKQNTIDVYINFKEDTINLYYTINIIDITQFRLAK
- a CDS encoding BsuBI/PstI family type II restriction endonuclease, which translates into the protein MPDVILLSEHEKHLVIVEAVTSSGPINHIRLEQLQKLTKGSGKLGYKINYVTAFPSRSVFRRFVEEIAWGSSVWIENEPNNIVHFERIHSDIK
- a CDS encoding BsuBI/PstI family type II restriction endonuclease encodes the protein MKIQEIKTILEKINFPQRFISEQTAVCIMALSDKTERKGLLPDHKSLCEGARIHDILNFARNELGRQVAENTREAYRKTSLTPLMNYGLVVRHQLSTNDPNTYYRLHPDFECLFSEKHPEKLQKLITELRIKSTKIRERLIRKISQHSSIYVQINSEETFSLSPGTHNILEKAIIEVFGHAFLSKPQVVYLGDTAPRKGYQNRVLMRRLNLPIDTRNVSMKIRHFFKEFRLSR
- a CDS encoding N-6 DNA methylase, with product MTQHFLSVTDPPLERKFLKAIISYYLHENDKLGLGLSESQIGTVCRILLCGNEPDSDIPQPWQMHEETILDDYHKKEFAIMDYLHIVSLGLRKQLGQYSTPIEIVRYILKSVEYIPSKGILQKRLIDPACGSGAFLGEACRIYLNALKKAAIPISEWYPMAVSAISGIDIDPKACFFTRLNLAMLLAPPVLEFVSRNTITELKPLPVYCADTLHLLASRRKGIQLFYDGISIPLEDQFDFVVGNPPYYKIKNIEQNIKDTFTESIYGHPNAYALFIHAGIEMLRTHGRLGFIVPRSMLSGLYFKNLREFIERKTAIKEIVNISDRKSIFDNVLHGTMILSLKRDKQNDEKINISLMKTLEDIRDRHRAIVVDRNKVIQRLNGTTVWFVADSLDVYNILSKIIKGSHLLSGQEVNYRAKTGQIVWNRVKPLLSTQKEPDTLPLVWATDVGKFSFSFNRMGTARPCFLKFNSKTKQLIVKGPCILVQRVTADEQPSRIVACIPEEFCKKERDGYFVENHLNIVQPLTENNTIDLYFILGVLNSEVVDFFFRAMNGNTQVSATELNLLPVATGKYDDKIADIAKEIQAVEEAKKNKLLTELNVLVAKAYGLNTKELSFIKRNLRGWKNENSGD
- a CDS encoding ATP-binding protein; the encoded protein is MTQITEDTFEQILKNLDTPSPIDLREVTFVDPYGMVGLLEIGELHKSKGIQKTVRLPYSEEVLKYFERMDFFRFAGEYFILEPSQPYLPEKYLRNAYSDVLLEITPIEKSDDIHFIVGKVKNRAQSILARHLHYDEKTMHGFIVALSEVCQNIIEHSENKGFVGIQKYYFQNISRNVVKIAVMDIGIGFRMSLSERFSLKSDLDAIEKALLHGGSRYAEKGRGHGLAAVRRFVNQWNGKLSIRSGTSKLSIIPAWAWGKEKEVNLKYFPGAQINILLPEI